TTGATAAACGTATATGCAGTTAGTAAGTGGTGGTACACTCGTTTCacgctctctctttctctctccagcTGTTCTTCATCGCTTTCGTACCCCGATCTCTTCCTTCCTTCGTCGTTCTAACCGCGTTGTCCCCGGAGACAGATTTTCCGCAACTCCCGTGCACGCTCGCGGATGTTAGCAGGTGTTCCGTATTCCGCGCGAATCAGCCTCTTTAAAGGACATCCCTCGAGACAAGTAAACAGGACACGATAACGATAACTTATCTTTCAGATGAGATGCAGTGCTGCAGTTCGTCATTAGTATTAGAGTCCTTAAAATTCGGTTCATTTCGCGCACAGTGTCTCCGGTGTCTGCAATATGTTTCACTGAACGCCCAGTTTCTTAGTGTACAATTACATTCTACGTGATTGATACAGTGAATTATTCGCATAGTCAGGCAGTAGACTAAAAAATCTGCTAGTACCGAAATCTGCCACCTTGTACGAACAACTTGTTGCACGTTTGCTCCAAAGTAGTGGCGTATATAAACCGTTGATATATTTAAAGTAATCTCCGCCCTGATAACCTGAAACCCTAACGTACCCTTACTAAAGACAGaaagtgagagagaaagagacgtcgaaaaagaaaggaagatcgTTTAATTGATGAACAGGTGTAACTCGTCGACGAAGTGACAGTGTGTTCTCGAATGTGTATATGGACGAGATCGTGACGATGACGGTTCCACCGACACTACCGGCGAAGACTCAGCCCCGGGACCCGAGTCAGGTTGCCCGGCAGACTGTATCAATCCGGACTGTTTCCAATCCCCCCACGGCTCCTCTTAGCACCGGGGCCGGAGCAACGGTATTTGTCGGGCTCGCAGCTCCTGGCGTCGATTCCGCGGCAGCCTGTAGGAGAAGAATCCCGGAAGTGCAATCCGCGAACGGCTACGGTAAGCAGAGCACCGTGAAGTCGGCTCAGAACCTACCCAgccagcaacaacagcagcaacagcagcagcaggcGGCGCATGTGGTGAAGATCAAGATCAATCCGGATGGTGAGAAAAACGGAAGGGTGATATCGACCGTTCGATTGACTCTGGACGAGAAGATCGTCGGGCAGGAAGCCGAACAGGAGAACGGGAACGGGATCGGGATCGCGTGCGAACATTCGAGCAAGCGTGACGGTTGTGTGGTCGTGAGTGCAGCGAATCTGGTGAACGAGCAGCGTTGTGAACGTGCCGGTGCCGGTGAAGGCTGTGTGAGGATCAGCGTTGCTTGCAACACCTTCGAGcgcaacaacaataataacaacaataaagaTAAGCGTAACCGGAAGGACAGCTCGGAGAAAGACATGGTTCACCGGGAGAGCTCGGAACCTTTGAACACCAGCTCCGCCAACAATCGTTCTACCAGCGCCTGCTTCTACTACAATTCGTATCCGAGTCATTTGAACGGTATGGTGATGTCCAGTGGGCAATGTTCGCCAAGCGACACCCTGGACAGCGGTACGTGCAGCGATCTCGATGGCACGCCACCGCCTCTTCCGAAGAAAAAGAACTCTAGCACTGTTATGCTGGCAAGCGATCAGCATAATCGAACTGGAAGTCTGACCAGTAGCGGGGCGGAAGTGGACAGTGACGATAACGAGAGCAACATCAGCTGCGATTCATTGAACGCCGGCGACTTGAACGACAGAATAGAGGAAATCAATGGTAACTCGAATGGAGTTAATCGATCGTCCCTGGATTTCCGAGGACATTCAGAGAATAATCATCGTCAGAAGTACCGGGACATGAACGACGTTCCAAATTTGAACCAATTGAACCTGTCGAACGAGAAGGAGGAACGAACGAGCAAGGAGACCGTAACGACGCCGGAAATTCAATCGAATTCTTGTTCGACCAGAGCATCCCCCAGCGTGTCCCCTTCGCCGTCCGCAACTTCTTCACTGTCGAAAGCTTCATCCACGCCGAGAATCCGGAGTCCTGTGTTGACGAGCGAATCGAATGGCAGGCTATCATCGCCGGTTGTGAAGGAATGCACGTACGAGGAGAGGAAACAGGAACAGGAGAGGATAGGACAAGAGCCTGTTGGTGGTGAAGTTGACGCGAGCATCAATCCTGTGACTGGGAAGAAGTACCTGTACGAGTACGACAGGTTCTACAAGTTTCACGTGAACGAACTGAAGGGAAACAGCAAGGACACGAACAGGGGTGTGGTGTTAGGAGATAAGGACACCGACGAATGTTTCGCCGGTTACAAGATCCTCGACAAGGAAGCCATACGAAGTGCCAAGGGAACCGTTCGCGGTGTCAAGAACAGGGTGCGAGCTGGTATCGCGACGTTCCTTCAAAAACCCTCCTCTCAGGTTAGTATATTTCATTCCGTTCCACGATTCTGTTCCGCGAACGATCCGTGGAATTCCTGTTGCGTGCCAATTAACGGACGATCACGGCAGCTAAAGGAATGTTAAACAGATACGGGGAAGCGAATGAGAACTTTAAATTAGACGATGTTTATCTGGCATCGGGGCTGCAGCAGCGTTTGCGGAACGTTATTTCTGTTGGAAGCCGAGGAAAAAAGTAACTTATGAATCGTCAAAGCTTTCTCTATCGATCGTTGCTAAAACTCTATGGTCTACACGTTGGTAGGAAAAACTTTCGACAAAGAGTTCGCGATAAACGTTGATACGGTTCGTGCATTTGACTGTGACGTGCTTGAAATATCGTAGAAGCATAGAAGCAGTAGGCCAGCCTAAACGACGAACGTCGATTTGTTATGCAAATCAGTAGCTGACACCGCGATCACCCGACAAGCCTTTCAACACGTTCGAGCCGAATGGTATCGAATGGCAAGTTCGATCCTGTCGATCGACCAGCGGAGTTCTATTTACCCGTCTCCGGTACACTTGATTCGCGACCCCGGCATGGTGCTGGGTCGAAGCGAAAAGCGTTAGATTTACAGTTAGATCGCCTCTGTCCATCGGCGACCAGTTTGGAGTCGACGTTGACTGGCGTCGATCGATGACGTAGCTGTCCAGTCCCATGTGGTCCCATTGCAAAGGTTTCCGGTGTTGCCAGGCAAGACAGCAAACGTGGTGCATAGAACACCGGCGAATCATACACACCGTCGATGCAGAACGGATCGACATAACGGTAGATCCGATAAAGCGATATTATGGCAACGTGCTGGAGAACGTGCTCGTTCTCCCTACCCGCTTCTCCCGCCGATGTTCTTTCTTTGTTGTTCGTTCctttgattttttatttcattttccatccCTTTACTCGCGAAACGTACCTGTGTCAACCTGGCCACTTGGATTTCTCCGAGTATCCCTTTGACGCGTGCATGCTGTCTACTTCGCGAAatt
This region of Osmia lignaria lignaria isolate PbOS001 chromosome 10, iyOsmLign1, whole genome shotgun sequence genomic DNA includes:
- the LOC117611703 gene encoding uncharacterized protein LOC117611703 is translated as MDEIVTMTVPPTLPAKTQPRDPSQVARQTVSIRTVSNPPTAPLSTGAGATVFVGLAAPGVDSAAACRRRIPEVQSANGYGKQSTVKSAQNLPSQQQQQQQQQQAAHVVKIKINPDGEKNGRVISTVRLTLDEKIVGQEAEQENGNGIGIACEHSSKRDGCVVVSAANLVNEQRCERAGAGEGCVRISVACNTFERNNNNNNNKDKRNRKDSSEKDMVHRESSEPLNTSSANNRSTSACFYYNSYPSHLNGMVMSSGQCSPSDTLDSGTCSDLDGTPPPLPKKKNSSTVMLASDQHNRTGSLTSSGAEVDSDDNESNISCDSLNAGDLNDRIEEINGNSNGVNRSSLDFRGHSENNHRQKYRDMNDVPNLNQLNLSNEKEERTSKETVTTPEIQSNSCSTRASPSVSPSPSATSSLSKASSTPRIRSPVLTSESNGRLSSPVVKECTYEERKQEQERIGQEPVGGEVDASINPVTGKKYLYEYDRFYKFHVNELKGNSKDTNRGVVLGDKDTDECFAGYKILDKEAIRSAKGTVRGVKNRVRAGIATFLQKPSSQAYIKKELGKVVVYTTTSGIVRKTFYNCKKVKQILRTHMVKYDELDLFGDAELQTELRERLGSMVIQLPQLFIDGQHIGGFDTVERLNESGELRDMLKPYQSEDACTVCLFCGGYQWQLCPVCNGSKRSVHRNDFTAEFVALKCAKCDVNGLIRCPHC